In one Sebastes umbrosus isolate fSebUmb1 chromosome 13, fSebUmb1.pri, whole genome shotgun sequence genomic region, the following are encoded:
- the LOC119499693 gene encoding transmembrane protein 237A-like — MPTVKSKKKKPKKEVNDGEEQGEVGLEVEMEEVTNRSHYVSRDPLTPEPQDPAPQKKKKKKRVPTIDQEAEHADVPNGNMTEPDMDGEEMTVAVTRKTKRKKKAKATEHYSNDLGAEDDDIITDAQSPIPQHSLFSAPHGHSQPVGRVFVERNRRFQAERVEQLRHSELMDDYMDPRQIWSTRDVAMRVHSGFRVIGLFSHGFLAGYAVWNIIVVYVLAGDQMTTLPNLLQQYHPLAYPAQSLLYLLLAISTVSAFDRVNLAKASMALRGFLTLDPAALASFLYFIALILSLSQQMTSDRINLYPTANDTLWPQGSEEQILRPWIVVNLVVALLVGLAWAVVSTRPDIDYTEEFLMTMEVEAYPRADENLDIPA; from the exons ATGCCAACCGTCaagagcaagaagaagaagccgaAGAAGGAGGTCAACGATGGAGAGGAGCAGGGAGAAG TTGGTctggaggtggagatggaggaagTGACCAATAGGAGCCACTATGTGAGCAGAGACCCTTTGACCCCAGAGCCGCAGGATCCAGCaccacaaaagaagaagaaaaagaagagggtGCCTACTATCG atCAGGAAGCAGAGCACGCCGACGTGCCAAACGGTAACATGACCGAGCCCGACATGGACGGAGAGGAAATGACTGTTGCTGTAACCAGAAAGACGAAAAGGAAGAA GAAGGCGAAGGCGACGGAGCACTACAGCAATGATCTGGGAGCCGAAGACGACGATATCATCACAGACGCCCAGTCCCCGATCCCCCAGCATTCCCTGTTCTCCGCCCCACACGGACACAGCCAGCCTGTCGGCAGAGTCTTCGTGGAAAGGAACA ggcGTTTCCAGGCAGAGCGAGTTGAGCAGCTTCGACACTCAGAACTCATGGATGACTACATGGACCCCAGGCAGATCTGGAGCACCAGAGACGTCGCTATGAGGGTCCACAGTGGCTTCag GGTGATCGGGCTGTTCTCTCACGGTTTCCTGGCCGGTTACGCGGTGTGGAACATCATCGTTGTGTACGTGCTGGCGGGCGATCAGATGACCACGCTGCCCAACCTGCTGCAGCAGTATCACCCACTGGCCTACCCAGCTCAGTCTCTGCTCTACCTGCTGCTGGCCATCAGCACCGTGTCGGCATTCGACAG GGTGAACCTGGCCAAAGCCTCCATGGCACTGAGAGGCTTCCTCACTCTGGACCCTGCTGCTCTGGCTTCTTTCT TATATTTCATAGCACTGATCCTGTCCCTCAGTCAGCAAATGACCAGCGATCGCATCAACCTCTATCCTACAGCCAACGACACTCTGTG GCCTCAAGGTTCAGAGGAGCAGATCCTGCGGCCGTGGATCGTAGTGAACCTGGTAGTGGCGCTGCTGGTGGGCCTGGCCTGGGCTGTCGTCTCCACCCGGCCCGACATCGACTACACGGAAG aGTTTTTGATGACAATGGAAGTGGAGGCATACCCGAGAGCAGACGAGAATCTGGACATCCCTGCCTGA